The Gracilimonas sp. genome includes a region encoding these proteins:
- a CDS encoding RNA polymerase sigma factor: MMKVKNGDLDKLGLLFERYNRPLFSFFYRMCKEAELCEDLVQSVFERMLKYRDTYTGDGKFTTWMFSIARNAHIDHYRKQQREGIPVEIDEERLEVEQEETKVVVNKKEKKELLEIALSRLDEDKREIIVLSRFEGLKYKEIADILDTTEGAIKVKMFRAMKELKDLVNTLNEECSHE, from the coding sequence ATGATGAAAGTAAAGAACGGTGACCTGGATAAGTTGGGGCTGTTGTTTGAGCGATATAATCGACCGTTATTCAGTTTTTTCTACCGGATGTGTAAAGAAGCAGAGCTTTGTGAAGACCTGGTTCAGTCTGTTTTTGAGCGCATGTTAAAATACCGGGACACTTATACCGGCGACGGTAAGTTCACCACCTGGATGTTCAGTATTGCCCGGAACGCTCACATCGATCATTACAGAAAGCAGCAGCGGGAAGGAATTCCGGTAGAAATTGATGAAGAACGACTGGAAGTGGAGCAGGAAGAAACGAAGGTAGTGGTCAATAAAAAAGAGAAAAAGGAACTGCTTGAAATTGCACTGAGCCGTCTTGATGAAGATAAAAGGGAGATTATTGTATTGAGCCGTTTTGAAGGCTTGAAGTACAAAGAAATCGCCGATATTCTGGATACTACCGAAGGGGCGATTAAAGTAAAAATGTTTAGGGCCATGAAAGAATTAAAAGATTTGGTAAATACCTTAAATGAGGAATGCAGCCATGAATGA
- a CDS encoding Tex family protein, producing MKRISSMSDTSIFSFLAKQLNFSPKQISTVAKFLDEGATVPFLARYRKEATDGLDEEQIRAIRDGLETQRTLEARKETVLKSIKEQDKLTPELEEQIKACTDITTLEDIYLPYKQKRKTRGDKAKEKGLEPLAQLIWDQKIEKGDPVEYAREYIDKEKEVETVEDAFGGATDIVAEWINESLEVREMLRKVFAEHANIVTKKNPAIKDRTNYEDYYEFSYRASKMKPYQILAINRGEKENVLFVNVELWEERTLENIDDLVINNDLSIFTEYLQDAVEDAYKRLLFPSLERELRSELTDKADEHAIETFATNLGNLLMQPPLDKKVVMGIDPAFRSGCKVAVVDEHGKYMEGTTTYPTPPQKKVAEAEAVFEKLIDKYGVSLIAIGNGTASRETEQIVADFLQKRKEKHPDEELHYLIVNEAGASVYSASKVAREEFPELDAAQRGNISIARRVQDPLAELVKIDPKSIGVGLYQHDVNQNQLAGKLDDVVESCVNEVGVNLNTASAPLLSHISGLSKRVATNIVKHREEKGIFMDREQIRGIDGVGDFRFQQAAGFMRIPESTNPLDNTAIHPESYEAAEKLCNLFGINLENLSSEKDKIASKFKNVNLGETAEQIGVGVPTLELIIENLQKPGRDPRENLQKPLLRTDVMKMEDLKAGQKLEGTVRNVVDFGAFVDIGVKQDGLLHISNMAENKKIEDPHDVVSVGDILSLEIITLDLERGRIGLKLVNG from the coding sequence TTGAAACGAATATCATCAATGAGCGATACTTCTATTTTTAGTTTTTTAGCGAAGCAACTGAATTTTTCACCTAAGCAAATCAGTACCGTAGCCAAGTTTTTAGATGAGGGAGCTACGGTCCCTTTTCTGGCCCGATACCGTAAGGAAGCCACCGATGGACTGGATGAGGAACAAATCCGCGCTATCCGGGATGGCTTAGAGACCCAGCGAACACTCGAAGCCCGTAAAGAAACGGTTCTTAAATCCATCAAAGAGCAGGATAAACTTACTCCTGAGCTGGAAGAGCAGATCAAAGCTTGCACCGACATTACCACGCTGGAAGACATCTACCTTCCCTATAAACAAAAGCGTAAAACCCGGGGTGATAAAGCCAAGGAAAAAGGATTAGAGCCATTGGCTCAGCTTATCTGGGATCAGAAAATTGAGAAAGGTGATCCGGTTGAATACGCCAGGGAATACATCGATAAAGAAAAAGAAGTAGAGACAGTTGAAGATGCCTTCGGCGGAGCTACCGACATCGTAGCGGAATGGATCAACGAAAGCCTGGAAGTGCGGGAAATGCTGCGAAAGGTATTCGCTGAGCATGCCAATATCGTTACTAAGAAAAACCCGGCGATCAAAGACCGAACGAATTACGAAGATTATTACGAGTTCTCCTACCGTGCCAGCAAAATGAAGCCTTACCAAATTCTGGCCATCAACCGCGGCGAAAAGGAAAACGTCCTGTTCGTAAATGTGGAACTTTGGGAAGAACGAACGCTCGAGAATATTGACGACCTGGTGATCAACAACGACCTGAGTATTTTCACGGAATACCTGCAGGATGCTGTAGAAGATGCTTACAAACGCCTGTTGTTCCCATCACTGGAACGGGAACTAAGAAGTGAGCTTACCGACAAAGCCGATGAACATGCTATCGAAACCTTTGCAACCAACCTTGGCAACCTGCTTATGCAGCCCCCGCTCGACAAAAAAGTAGTAATGGGCATTGACCCCGCTTTCCGAAGCGGTTGTAAAGTCGCTGTAGTGGATGAGCATGGAAAATACATGGAAGGAACCACCACCTACCCAACTCCTCCACAGAAAAAAGTAGCAGAAGCAGAAGCTGTTTTCGAAAAGCTGATTGATAAGTACGGGGTGAGCCTGATCGCCATCGGTAATGGAACTGCCAGTCGCGAGACCGAGCAGATTGTGGCCGACTTCCTCCAAAAACGAAAAGAGAAACACCCTGATGAAGAACTTCACTACCTGATTGTGAATGAAGCGGGAGCATCGGTCTATTCGGCCTCTAAAGTTGCCCGGGAGGAATTCCCAGAGCTGGATGCTGCACAACGTGGAAACATCTCCATTGCCCGACGGGTTCAGGATCCATTGGCGGAGTTGGTAAAAATTGATCCAAAATCGATTGGGGTCGGTTTATACCAGCATGATGTGAATCAGAATCAGCTGGCCGGCAAACTGGACGATGTGGTTGAAAGTTGCGTGAATGAAGTTGGGGTGAACCTGAACACGGCATCTGCTCCTTTGCTGTCTCACATCTCCGGATTAAGCAAACGGGTGGCTACCAACATCGTGAAACATCGGGAGGAAAAGGGGATTTTTATGGACCGCGAGCAAATTCGTGGTATTGACGGTGTAGGTGATTTCCGCTTCCAGCAGGCGGCCGGATTCATGCGGATTCCCGAGTCCACGAATCCGTTGGACAACACCGCCATTCACCCCGAAAGTTATGAGGCTGCTGAGAAGCTTTGTAATCTGTTTGGCATCAATCTCGAAAACCTTTCTTCAGAGAAGGATAAGATTGCATCCAAATTCAAAAATGTGAACCTCGGAGAAACAGCTGAGCAAATCGGCGTTGGGGTTCCTACCCTGGAGCTGATTATAGAAAACTTGCAGAAACCGGGACGTGACCCTCGTGAAAACCTTCAAAAGCCGTTACTTCGCACCGATGTGATGAAGATGGAAGACCTTAAAGCAGGTCAGAAACTGGAAGGTACCGTTCGGAACGTAGTTGATTTCGGAGCGTTTGTAGATATCGGAGTTAAACAAGACGGACTGCTTCACATCTCTAACATGGCCGAAAACAAGAAGATTGAAGACCCTCATGATGTGGTAAGTGTTGGAGATATTCTGAGTCTTGAAATCATTACTTTGGACCTGGAACGAGGTCGGATTGGGCTAAAACTCGTTAATGGTTAA
- a CDS encoding DUF4097 family beta strand repeat-containing protein, which yields MYRSFKKLLFILTVGLISIPALAQNNLEIPLSNPGEPGKLIVAANFSDEVEIRAHDKNNVIVNYDSDHADDERDAMRNGMRRISGGGVGIEVTEDNNEVRVNTGPMPNDDLEMIIYVPRNFSLKLNTVQGDVTVSGLSGELEISAVNGDVELSDISGTVLVNSVNGDIEIDFNEITANAPMSFTGVNGDIEVSFPADAKFTAKMKTEWGDVYTNFDMEIDRTSSKPEVNTKDGEYRVAVNKWIFGKVNGGGPEFLFKTLHGDISIRKK from the coding sequence ATGTATAGATCATTTAAAAAATTGCTTTTCATCCTTACTGTTGGCCTTATTTCCATCCCGGCCCTTGCTCAGAATAACCTGGAAATACCGCTATCGAATCCCGGTGAACCCGGAAAACTGATTGTGGCGGCAAACTTCTCCGATGAAGTTGAGATCAGAGCGCACGACAAGAATAATGTAATTGTGAATTATGACAGTGATCATGCCGATGACGAAAGAGATGCTATGAGAAACGGCATGCGCCGAATTTCAGGCGGAGGGGTAGGTATTGAAGTAACCGAAGATAATAACGAGGTACGGGTAAACACCGGCCCAATGCCAAATGATGATCTGGAAATGATCATCTACGTTCCAAGAAACTTCTCTCTTAAGCTGAATACGGTACAGGGTGATGTAACGGTATCCGGGCTTTCGGGTGAGTTGGAAATTAGTGCCGTGAATGGTGATGTAGAGCTAAGTGACATCTCTGGTACGGTGTTGGTTAATAGCGTAAACGGCGACATTGAAATTGATTTCAATGAGATTACCGCAAACGCACCCATGTCTTTTACCGGGGTGAATGGAGATATCGAAGTATCCTTTCCGGCGGATGCCAAATTCACCGCAAAAATGAAAACGGAGTGGGGCGATGTGTACACCAATTTCGATATGGAGATCGACCGGACTTCTTCCAAACCGGAAGTGAATACCAAAGACGGAGAGTACCGTGTGGCCGTGAACAAATGGATATTTGGGAAAGTGAATGGAGGCGGACCCGAATTTCTGTTCAAAACATTGCATGGAGATATTTCAATTCGTAAAAAATAA